One genomic region from Cetobacterium ceti encodes:
- a CDS encoding HD-GYP domain-containing protein, giving the protein MKKILEIQNYNWHVVVYIILGILLLKVIHKNYKLSLSKKMYSNLSLALVSSLETASTFNDIDTGKHTKRIGLYSKLIAEKLKLSKKTINEIGNVASLHDVGKIGIDHSILKKRGRLTREEFTIMETHTIIGYEILKKSLLGKIAENIALYHHEKWNGKGYPRGLRRYEIPIEARIVAVADVYDALRQKRVYKEGIIHEEALKLIVKESGISFDPQIVNIFLENEHIFAEIYSTMGEKYDI; this is encoded by the coding sequence ATGAAAAAAATATTAGAAATACAAAATTATAATTGGCATGTAGTAGTTTATATAATTTTGGGAATATTGTTGCTTAAAGTAATACATAAAAATTATAAATTATCATTATCAAAAAAAATGTATAGTAATTTATCTTTAGCTTTAGTAAGCTCTTTAGAAACTGCAAGTACTTTTAATGATATAGATACAGGAAAACATACAAAAAGAATAGGATTATATTCTAAGCTAATAGCAGAAAAATTAAAATTATCAAAAAAAACTATTAATGAAATAGGGAATGTGGCTTCTCTTCATGATGTAGGGAAAATAGGTATAGATCATAGTATTTTAAAGAAAAGAGGAAGATTGACTAGAGAGGAATTTACTATTATGGAAACTCATACAATAATTGGGTATGAGATATTAAAAAAATCTTTATTAGGAAAAATAGCTGAAAATATTGCTCTATATCATCATGAAAAATGGAACGGAAAAGGGTATCCAAGAGGTTTAAGAAGATATGAAATACCAATAGAAGCAAGAATTGTAGCAGTAGCTGATGTATATGATGCCTTAAGACAAAAACGAGTGTATAAAGAGGGAATTATTCACGAAGAAGCTTTAAAATTAATAGTGAAAGAAAGTGGAATTAGTTTTGATCCGCAAATTGTTAATATATTTTTAGAAAATGAACATATATTTGCAGAAATTTATAGTACAATGGGAGAGAAGTATGATATTTAA
- a CDS encoding ParB/RepB/Spo0J family partition protein, translating into MDLKNNPLSKRENSFQSIPKVDKTLIEKYGEIKNINYKFFEKIDLEDKTFINRLDKSSEIIENENFKGLVESIKKIGLINPIYLLEKDNGKYIIISGWRRSLSLNEIYKENKEKIFREKAIIFSSETPLNILENISIDENTKRKDLSILELSYKFNKMSENNNYSIEECLEKFNIGKSQFHAIKKAIDFQDEVKNMLEQVGVVKGDLINKIYIKYNKQNKKINLNDLALKTREELKELLKNIKEKNKTKEKYSIREGKEKTTIVIKKDLSDKILKEIIKLIEEN; encoded by the coding sequence ATGGATTTAAAAAACAACCCACTTAGTAAGAGAGAAAATAGTTTTCAAAGTATTCCAAAAGTTGATAAAACTTTAATTGAAAAATATGGAGAGATAAAAAATATAAATTATAAATTTTTTGAAAAGATTGATTTAGAAGATAAAACGTTTATTAATAGATTAGATAAAAGTTCTGAAATTATTGAGAATGAAAATTTTAAAGGATTAGTTGAAAGTATAAAAAAGATTGGTCTAATAAACCCCATATACCTTTTAGAAAAAGATAATGGAAAATATATTATTATTTCTGGATGGAGACGTTCTTTAAGTTTAAATGAAATATATAAAGAAAATAAAGAAAAAATTTTTAGAGAAAAAGCTATTATTTTTTCAAGTGAAACTCCTTTAAATATTTTAGAGAATATTTCTATAGATGAAAATACAAAAAGAAAAGATTTATCAATTTTAGAATTATCCTATAAATTTAATAAAATGAGTGAAAATAATAATTATTCCATAGAAGAATGTTTGGAAAAGTTTAACATTGGAAAGAGTCAATTTCATGCAATAAAAAAAGCTATAGATTTTCAAGACGAAGTAAAAAATATGTTAGAACAAGTGGGAGTTGTAAAAGGAGATTTAATAAACAAAATATATATAAAATACAATAAACAAAATAAAAAAATAAATTTAAATGATTTAGCTCTTAAAACAAGAGAAGAGCTAAAAGAGCTTTTAAAAAATATAAAGGAAAAAAATAAAACAAAAGAAAAATACTCAATAAGAGAGGGAAAAGAAAAAACAACGATAGTTATAAAAAAAGACCTTTCAGATAAAATTTTAAAAGAAATAATAAAATTGATTGAGGAAAATTAA
- a CDS encoding ParA family protein: MRKIAIINQKGGEAKTTTSRNIGEILSLKNYKTLVIDMDPQGNLTTNFDINKREVKTLFDVFNKEVDINEVILNKNENLDIIPNNIKMARANMQFAGHPNWARLLKKYLKDLDKNYDFIIMDCPPALDFSTYNALNAATEIVVTLQAEENSLEGISDLMDTIDEVREDNEELKICGVVVTKFKGNTNLHRGYKEVLDNYFTETMFKTVIRDNIKVAEANQSHKSVVEYDKSSNGAKDYLMLVEEIIARDI, translated from the coding sequence ATGAGAAAAATAGCAATAATAAATCAAAAGGGTGGAGAAGCAAAAACAACAACAAGTAGAAATATAGGAGAAATTTTATCTTTAAAAAATTATAAAACACTTGTTATTGATATGGATCCTCAAGGTAATTTAACAACAAATTTTGATATTAATAAGAGAGAAGTTAAAACCTTATTTGATGTATTTAATAAAGAAGTAGATATCAATGAGGTTATTTTAAATAAAAATGAAAATTTAGATATTATTCCTAATAATATAAAAATGGCAAGAGCTAATATGCAATTTGCAGGTCATCCTAATTGGGCAAGATTATTAAAAAAATATTTAAAAGATTTAGATAAAAATTATGATTTTATAATAATGGATTGTCCACCAGCCCTTGATTTTAGTACATATAATGCTTTAAATGCAGCAACTGAAATTGTAGTGACTCTTCAAGCAGAAGAAAATTCTTTGGAGGGGATTTCAGACTTAATGGATACAATAGATGAAGTTCGTGAAGATAATGAAGAATTAAAAATATGTGGTGTAGTTGTTACTAAATTTAAAGGAAATACAAATTTACATAGAGGATACAAAGAAGTTTTAGATAATTATTTTACAGAAACAATGTTTAAAACTGTTATTAGAGATAATATAAAAGTAGCTGAAGCAAATCAGTCTCATAAAAGTGTAGTTGAATATGATAAAAGTTCTAATGGAGCAAAAGATTATCTAATGCTTGTTGAAGAGATTATTGCTAGAGATATATAG